CAGCAAACCCGTAGCTGTGCAGATCAAAGCTTCTGATACCCCGCCGATGACGATATTCATACCGCCGCTGCCAATGACTGAAATATCGTGGAACGCGCGGATAATACCCAGTACCGTACCAAAAAGGCCGATGTATACCGCTATATTCCCGATAGTTCCGAGGATTGCCGTGTTTTTTTCAAGTTTAACAGTTTCAACCGCAACCTCGCGGGACATTGCGTTGGAAACAATTTTTTCGTCATGCCCGGAGTACGTGATCCCGGCTAACGCAACGGATGAAAGCGTACTTTTTGTGGTTTCACAAATACTTTTTGCGGTATCATACTTCCCCGCAAGTATAGCTTCCGCGAGTTTTGGTATAATTTTTGTCCGTTTGATACGCCCGCGTATTGAAAGATAGATATACCGTTCAATAATTACCGCAATTGATAGTATCGACGTGAAGATCAGGATGTACATCGTGAACCCGCCGATTTGTATTATATCCCACAAA
This portion of the Elusimicrobiota bacterium genome encodes:
- a CDS encoding MotA/TolQ/ExbB proton channel family protein, whose translation is MFAGKNLWDIIQIGGFTMYILIFTSILSIAVIIERYIYLSIRGRIKRTKIIPKLAEAILAGKYDTAKSICETTKSTLSSVALAGITYSGHDEKIVSNAMSREVAVETVKLEKNTAILGTIGNIAVYIGLFGTVLGIIRAFHDISVIGSGGMNIVIGGVSEALICTATGLLVAIPASIFYNYFSRKIDTMVTEMELCSSEILDLITTQNKRTGK